TAGCAGGTCAAGGTCTTTTCACGAACATAGTCAAAGGCACCGAGTTGGTCGGCTAATTCCCAAGTTTCAGCCTTGTCTAGCCACATGAGAGGTGTTTGGATAACAAAGTCGTACTCCATGGCAAGGTTGAGAGTAACATTGAGAGATTTGACAAAGACATCCCGGCAGTCAGGGTAGCCTGAAAAATCTGTCTCGCAGACACCTGTCACGATGTCTGTAATGCCCTGTTGCTTAGCAAGGACTGCCGCAAAGGATAGAAAGAGGTGGTTGCGACCGTCAACGAAGGTATTGGGAACCTCTCCCTCTTTTTGCTCAATTTCCAGATCAGAGGTCAGGGCATTTTCAGTGATTTGTCCCAGCAGAGACATATCTAGGATGTGATGGCGAATGCCCTGTTCCTTAGCGATTTCTTGGGCAACTTGAATTTCGAGATGGTGACGT
This portion of the Streptococcus mitis B6 genome encodes:
- the queC gene encoding 7-cyano-7-deazaguanine synthase QueC; amino-acid sequence: MKRQSALVVFSGGQDSTTCLFWAKEHYETVEAVTFAYGQRHHLEIQVAQEIAKEQGIRHHILDMSLLGQITENALTSDLEIEQKEGEVPNTFVDGRNHLFLSFAAVLAKQQGITDIVTGVCETDFSGYPDCRDVFVKSLNVTLNLAMEYDFVIQTPLMWLDKAETWELADQLGAFDYVREKTLTCYNGIIGSGCGDCPACHLRQHGLDVYLSQKGEA